In the Raineyella fluvialis genome, CGCCTGGCCGCCGAACAGCCGGGCGCCGGCCCCAATGCTCCCCAGGGCGCTACCAGGACGGCGGCGATCAGCATCGCCCAGGCCACCCCGTCGATCCCGCCGAAGCGCCGGGCGGTGTGCCCGGAAGCGATGATGTACGCCGCCCACGCGGCGCCGGCCAGCAGGGCCAGCCCGATGCCGAGCAGGTCAAGTTCGGCCCACGGCGTCCACAGGGCTCCGGAGATCAGCAGCACGCCGCCCAGAGCCAGCGCGACGGCACTCAGATCGCGGACGCTGCGCGACGTGACAGCGGCCAGCGTGAGCGGGCCGAGGAACTCCAACGTCACCGCCACCCCGATCGGCAGCCGGGCGAGGGCACCGTAGAAGGCAGAGTTCATCACCGCCAGGGTCAGCCCGTACGCGGCGACGACCCACCAGTCGCGGCCCCGATGCCCACGCCAGTGCGGACGGACGGCCACCATCATGATCGCGGCCGCCAGGCTGAGGCGGAGCAGGACTGCTCCCATCACCCCGGCGACCGGGATCAGCGTCACGCCGAGTGCGCCGCCGAACTGCACCGAGACGATCGCGGTGAGGACCAGGGCGAGGGGCCACCCAGCTGTCTGTCGGGCGCCGCGATCCATGCCTGTCATCCTGCCACCCGGCCGGCGACGGCTCTGCGGCCCACCGGGGGTCCCGACTTCGTAGAATGGAGAACCGGCGCCGCTGGCCGCCGGGTATCGGTGGGCCGAGGTCGACCCGGCCACGACCTCGAGCGGGGTGGACGGATGGACACGGCGGTCATCTATCTGGCGATCACCTTCGCGCTGGGCTTCGGCGTGACCCTCGTCCGCCTGCCACCACTGGTGGGGTTCCTGGCCGCGGGGTTCGTGCTGAAAGCGCTGGGCGTCGGCACCGCGCCCTACCTTCACCTGCTGTCCGACCTGGGCGTCACGATGCTGATGTTCACCATCGGTCTCAAACTCGACGTGCGGATGTTGCTGCGGAAGGTGGCGTGGGGCACCTCGCTGCCACACATGGTGTTCAGCACGCTCATCGGCGCCGGCTTCCTCGGTCTGCTGGCGGTGGTGGGCGCGCCGATGCTCGACCGGGCCGACCCCGCGACCCTGCTCCTGCTCGGCTTCGCGCTGTCCTTCTCCAGTACGGTCTTCGCGGCCAAGGTGCTGGAGGAGCGTTCCGACGACGGGTCGCTCTACGGCCGTACGGCGCTGGCGATCCTCGTGCTGCAGGACATCGTGGCGGTCGCCTTCCTGGCCGCCCGGGAGGGTTGGCAGCCGGGGCCGCGGATCCTCGCCCTGGCGCTGCTGTGGCCGATCACTCTGCTCCTGCGCCGGATCTGGCACAGCGTCGGTCGCGACGAGTTGCAGGTCCTGTTCGGGATCGGCGTCGCCCTGGTGCCCGGGGCCTGGTTGTTCGACTGGGCCGGCCTCACCGGGGATCTCGGGGCGCTCGTGGTCGGGCTGCTGCTGGCCTCCTCGAAGCGGGCCGCATCCTTGTCGACGGCACTGTTCAGCATCAAGGAGGTGCTGCTCGTCGGGTTCTTCCTCACGATCGGGGTGGACAGCACCCTGACCCTGCCGTCGGTCCTGATGGGTATCGGGCTGCTGGCCCTGCTGCCGGTCCAAGCCTTCCTCTACATCGTGCTGCAGCGCCTCTTCGGTCTGCGCAACCGGACCGCCGTGCTGTCCGGCTTCATCCTGGGCACGTTCTCGGAGTTCGGGCTGATCGTCACCGCATTCGCAGCCGACCGTGGGCTGGTGCAGGCCGACTGGCTGCCCGCCCTGTCGGTCGCCGTCGCCGGCAGCTTCATCCTCGCGGCCGTCGCCAATCGTCGTGGCACCCGGCTGATCGAGTGGCTCACCGACGTCCTGCCGAGCCGCGCCGCCGCCCGGATCATCCCCGAGGACCGCCCGGTCACGCTCGGGGACGTCCGGGCCATCGTGCTCGGGATGGGCCGGATCGGGGCGTCGGCGTACGACCACCTTGCCCACGAGTACGGGCTGAGCGTCGTGGGGGTGGAGAACAACCTCGATCGGGCGGCCGACCTGCGCCGGCGAGGCATGAACGTCATCGTCGCCGACGCCACGGATGCGGAGTTCTGGCAACGCCTTCACCCGAGCCACACCGTCGCGATCGTCGTCCTGGCCATGCCGGAGCACGGGTCGAACCTCTTCGCCCTGCACAAGGTCGAGGCCAGCGAGTTCGACGGCACCATCGCGGCCGTCGCCCACAACGATGACGATGTCCGGGAGATCCGGGCCTTGGGCGTGGAGGCCGTCTTCCACCTCTACGACGGCGCGGGGGACAGCCTCGCCGACCGCGCCGCCGTCCAGGCCGGGGTGAGGCCGGTCGACGGCACGGAGTGAGGCGAGGCCTGCCGTGTCAGTCGACGGTGATGGCGATCTTGCCCTTGACGTGGCCGGACATGCTGCGCCGGTACGCCTCGGCCAACTGCTCGAGTGGGTAGGTCTCGGCGACGTCCACCCGCAGCCGTCCCTGCTCCAGCATCGTCGCCAGCGCGGCGAGATCGCCCGCGTCGGGCCGGACCCACATCCACTGGCCGCCGGCGCCGATCACGCCGTGGTCGGCGATCGACGCATGCCGCCCGCCCTCCTTGAGCACTGCCCGGGTGACCTCGAGGACGCCCCCGACGAAGTCCGCGACGACGTCGACGCCGTCGGGCGCGAGCGCCAGGACCCGATCCGCCAGCCCCGCACCGTACGTCACCGGCTCGGCACCCAGGCCACGGACGCGTTCGCTGCTCGCGGGCGAGCAGCTGCCCAGCACCCGGGCACCGAGGTCGCGGGCAATCTGGGCCGCCGCCGAGCCGACGCCGCCGGAGGCGTTGTGGATCAGCACGGTCTCACCGCGGCTGAGGCCCAGGCGGGCGAGCACCTGGTAGGCGGTGAGACCGGCCAGCGGGACGGCGGCCGCCTCGGTCCAGGAGAGGGCGGCCGGCTTGGTGGCGATGTGGCGGACCGCGAGGGTCACGTACTGCGCCATCGTCCCGCCGTGCACGTAGTCCTTGCGGGCGTAGCCGAACACCTCGTCACCCACCGCGTACTCGGGCGTGTCGATACCGACCTTCTCCACCACGCCGGCGACATCCCAGCCGGGGACGACGGGGAACCGTACGTCCATCAGGGCGTCGAGCCCGCCGGCCATCACCTTCCAGTCGACCGGGTTCACGGCGGCAGCCTTCACCCGCACCAGCACCTCACCAGGGCCGACCTTGGGGAGCGGCAGGTCCAGCAGTCGCAGGACCTCCGGGTCGCCGTAGCTGTCATACGTCATCGCGCGCATCGTCTCAGGCATGAGCCCCATCCTGCCCCCGGGCGGAAGGGACAGCGGGGAAGGGGCAGGGAAGAGCCGGTCCCGCGGCCCTCACTCGGTCAGGCTCACCAGCCCCGCCAGAGCCTGGTCGAGGTCGGGCGCCACCACCAACCGGCTCACCGCCGACGGCTTGACGAATCCGGCCTCGGCCATGCCCCGGATGGTTGCCAGGAAGGGATCCCAGAACCCACCGATGTTGAGGAACCCGACCGGTTCGTCCAGCATCCCCAGGTAGCTCCAGCTCCACACCTCGACGATCTCCTCGAGCGTCCCCAGCCCACCGGGGATCGCCAGGAACGCGTCGGCCAACTCGGCCATCAGGGCCTTGCGCTCGTGCATCGTGCGTACCACCCGCAGCTGGGTGAGGTCGTGACGGCCCCACTCGCGCAGGATCATCTCCTCAGGGATGACACCGATCACCTCCCCGCCGGCGTCGAGGGCACCCTGGGAGAGCGCTCCCATCAGCCCGGCACCGCCAGCCCCGTACACCAGGCCGATGCCGCGGCGGGCGAGCTCGGCGCCGACGTCGTAGGCGGCGCTGCGCAGCGAGGGGTCATGGCCGTCGCTGGCAGCGGCGAAGACGGCGAGGCGGCGCAGCGGACTCATGCCGGAATTGTCCCCTACTGGTCGACCGGGACGCGGGCGGGACCGTCGTCCGTCCGCGCCAGCCGTCGTCGGCCGCGTGCCAGCGGGGAGGGCCACCAGACCGCGGCGCCGAGGTCGTGCACCAGGGCGGGAACCAGCACCGAGCGGACGACGAAGGTGTCCAGCAGCACCCCGAACGCGACGATGAACGCGAGCTGCACGAGGAACAGGATCGGGATCACCGAGAGGGCCGCGAACGTGGCCGCCAGCACCAGCCCGGCCGACGTGATCACCCCACCGGTGACGACCAGACCCCGCAGCACCCCGTCGCGGGTGCCATGGGTCAGGGTCTCCTCGCGTACCCGGGTCATCAGGAAGATGTTGTAGTCGATGCCGAGGGCGACCAGGAAGACGAAGCCGTACAGGGGGACCGCCGGGTCCGCCCCCGGCAGGCGCAGCACGTCATTGAACACCAGTGCCGAGACGCCCATCGCGGCGGCGAAGGACAGCACCGTCGTGGCGATCAGCAGCAGCGGGGCGACCACCGCCCGCAGCAGGGCCATCAGGATCAGCACAATGACTGCCAGCACGACCGGGATGATCAGGGTGCGGTCGTGGATCGCCGCGTCGACGGTGTCGATCGAGGTCGCCGTCACGCCACCGACCAGCGCCGGACCGGGCAGCGCGTGGAGTTCGTCCCGCACGGAACGTACCGTCGCCTCCGCGGCGGTGGAGTCGGCCGCCGACGTCAGGGTGGCCTGCACCAGCACCTGCCCCTCGATCGTTGTCGGGGCCGGGGCCGCAGCAGGGGCCGCGGCGGGCGGGCCACCCGCTCCGGCGACGCCTCTGGGGGCTCCGGTGGCGGGAACGGGACTGCCGAGGGCGCCCTCACGGGTGAGGGGCAGGGTGCCGGTGGGTGAGGCGGCCGAGGTGACGGCTACCGAGGCGATGCCGTCGTGGCCCCACAACGTGCGGGCGACGGCGGGCAGCTGCGCTTCGTCCGTGAGGACGTAGACGGGAGACCCGGCACCGGCGGGGAAGTGTGCGCCGAGCTCCTGCTGGCCCTCGCGCGCCTCCGACGCGCCGAGGACCAGGTCGGACTGCGGCACCCCGTCGGCGCGCAACTGGCTGACCCCGACTGCCGCCACCGCGAGGACCAGGGCGGTGCTGACCCACAGCACCCGCGGGTGAGCAGCCACGCCGCGGGCGAGCCGGGCCCAGACCCCCCGGGTGGGCACCACGTCCGCCGGCGTCGCCGCGGGATCGTACGCGGGCCGGCGCGGCCAGAACGCCGCTCGGCCGCAGGCGAAGAGCACCGCGGGGAGGAACGTCAGTGCCGCCAGCATCGCGAAGGCGATACCGATGGCCGCGACCGGTCCCAGGGTGCTGTTCGACTTGAGGTCGCTGAGGAGCAGGCAGAGCAGCCCCGCGATCACCGTGCCCCGGAGGCCAGGATCGGTTCGAGGGCACCGCGCAATGCCACGTGCGTCGCGGTCCAGGCGTGGGACGTATGGCGCAGCGCCTCGCGGTAGCGGGAGACGTAGAGCAGCGAGTAGTCGGTGGCCGCGCCGATCACGAGGATGAACAGGATGCCTTGGGTCTGGCCGCTCAGCAGTAGCACTCCAGCCTTCGCCAGCCACCACACGGTCAACAGTGCGACGCACAGCGCGAACATGCTGGTGGCGAGCACGGCGAGGGGGAGGATCGCCGATCGGTAGACGAGGACGAGGATGACCAGCACCGCGGCCAGCGCGACGCCGAGCAGCAGGCCGTCGATGCCGGCGAAGGCGCCGGCCAGGTCCGCGGTGAATCCCGCCGGGCCGGTCACGTACGCCCGCACTCCGGTGGGCAGGCCGGTGCGGGTCACGGCGCCGACCTCGCGCGCCACCGCGGGGATGTCGGCGCTGCCCGCGATCGGCACGAACGCCTGGACCGCCGAACCGTCCGCTGACGGGATGGCCGGCGACACCGGGCCGGCCACGCCCGGGACGTTCGCGGTCGCCGCGATCCGCTCCCTGATCACCCCGAGGTCGGCTGGTGTCAGCGGGGCGTCCGCGGTGACGACCACCACCGCGGGGATGGCGGCGCGGCCGGTGAAGTCCGCCAGTCGCTCCTGGACCCGGGTCGCATCCGCCGACTGCGGCAGATAGGCGGTGGCGTCGTTGGAGGAGACCTCGTCGACCCGGCCGAAGTAGGGCCCACCGACCGAGGCGGCGGTCAGCCAGGCGAGGATCAGGGCGGCTGGGAGCAGGATCCGCAGCCAGCGGGGTACGTGCGTCATGGTCGGCATCCTTCAGAGAAGAAGCTAGCTTGGCTAGCAATAAACCTAGCATGGGAAAAGCGTGAGGCATAGACTCGTCGCCATGCCTGCCGATGACCCGCAGGGGGAGCCGTCACCGAGAGCGCCAACGACGTGGCGGCCTCTGACGTGCCGGTCTATGACGTGGCGGCCAACGACCCCGACGGTCGCCTGATCGATCGAGGTGCGATCAGTGAGACCGACCTCGCCCAGATCACGGCTCTGATGCAGGCGCTGGGCGCGCTGCGCGACGAGGAGGACCGGTTCGGTCGAGCCTCGGAGGAGTACATGAAGTTGGGGCGTACGGACATGCGTGCGCTGCACTTCCTGATCGTCACCGAGAACCTCGGCCGGGTCGTCACCGCCGCCGCCCTCGCCGCCCACTTGCACATCACCAGCGCGTCGACGACCAAACTGCTGGACCGGCTCGAGCGGGCCGGCCACATCACCCGCTCACCCCATCCGTCCGACCGGCGGGCCCTGGCCATTCGGGTCACCCCGCGGACCCGTGGGGTCGCCACCGCGACGGTCGGTGCCTATCAGGCCCGGCGCTTCCGGGCCGCCGCGCGGCTGACGCCGGCCGAGCGGGAGGTCGTCACCCGCTTCCTGCGGGACATGACCGACGAGCTGGCCGGAGCGGACGGATCGTTCCCGGAGCCGCTCTGAGGCTCAGGCCGCCAGGACCAGCTTCCCGGCCAGGCCCAGCATCAGCACGCCGACACCGGTGTCGATCCAGCGCCAGGTCGTGGGGCGCCCGAGCGGACCGGACAGGGCCCGGGCCCCGAACCCCAGTCCGACGAACCACACGGCGCTCGCCGCGAATGCACCGGCGGTGAAGATCCACCGCCCCGGATCGCCGAAGCGGTTCGCCAGGTTGCCGAGCAGCACCATGGTGTCGAGGTAGGTCTGCGGGTTGAGGTAGGTCGCCGCGAGGACGGCGAGGATGACCGTACGGGCCGATCCGCTCCCGGTGACCGCCATCGCCCGCGGCTTCGCGGCGGAGCGGAACGACATCGCCGCATAGCCCAGCAGGTAGGCCGCGCCGGCCCAGGCCAGCACCTCCATCACCAATGGATGCCGTGCGGCGAGGAGTCCGACGCCGGCCGTGCCCGAGGTGATCAGCAGGATCTCGCTGAGGATGCAGACGATCACGACCAGTCCGACGTGGTCACGGCGGATGCCCTGCCGCAGCACCATCGTGTTCTGCGCGCCGATCATCGCCACCAGCATGAAGCTCGCCGCGAACCCGGTCACCCAGGTGCCGATCCCGATCATCATCCACCTCCGACATCACCGCCGGAGCGACCGGCGCACGCCAGGCAGCACCGGAGCGGCCGGTGCGCCGGGGCCCATCTCGTCCCCGGCTCCCGACGCTAGGGGCGGTCGCATCGTTAGACAAACGTGGGATTCTTCAGATGGATTAGATTTGCTTCATGAACTTCGAACAGCTGCGCGCCCTCCTGGCAGTGGTCGACGAGGGCACGTTCGAGGCGGCGGCCGACGAGTTGCGGGTCTCGCCGTCAGCCATCAGCCAACGCATCAAGGCTCTGGAGGCCTCCGTCGGCAACGTCGTGGTGCGGCGTACGGTGCCCTGTACGGCGACCGAGGCGGGAGCGGTGCTGCTGCGGATGGCGCGCCAGGTCGCGCTGCTCGAGACCGAGGCGATCGAGGCGCTCGGGGCCGGCGATCCCGGGCAGGCGCTGCTGCCGCTGGCCGTCAACGCCGACTCGCTGGCCACCTGGTTCCGGCCGGTGCTGCGCGAGGCGGCGGGGTGGCAGGACACCATCCTGCGCCTGCAACTCGAGGACGAGGAGCACACCAGCGACCTGCTCCGCGGCGGCGACGTCGTCGGAGCCGTCACCGCTGCCCCACGAGCGGTCGCCGGCTGCCGGACCGAGAAGCTCGGCGCGATCCGGTACCAGCCGGTCGCCGCCCCCGACCTGCTCGAGCGCTTCACCCGGCTGCGCGGTGGCAGGCGGGTGGTCGAGTGGAGCCGGATGCCGGTGCTGCGCTACGGCCCCAAGGACGACCTGCAGAACAAGTTCCTCCGCGCCCGGGGCGTCGAGCAGCTACCGGCCGCTCACCAGATCCCGTCCTCCGAGGCGTACCTGGCCGCGGCCCGCGCCGGCCTCGGCTGGGGCCTCGTCCCGGAGGTGCAGATGGGGGAGTCGCTGGCGGAGGGATCGCTGGAGATCGTCGTGGCGGACGGCCATCGTGACGTGCCCCTCTACTGGCAGGTGTGGAAGCTGGGGTCGGCACGGATCGAACGGCTCACCGCGGCCGTCCACCGGGCCTCCGCCTCCCTCCTCAGCGCAGCACCTGGTAGGTGAGTCGGGCGAACTGTCCCAGCTTCTCCGCTGACACGAGGTGCAGCCGATCGGGGCCGATGGTGCGGGGGAACAGCGGTTTCCCGGCCACCAGGGTGGCCGGGGCGACGTCGACCCGGACCTCGTCCAGCACCCCGGCGTCGAGGAACTGGCCGGCCAGGTCGCCGCCGCCGATCACCCAGAGGATCCCGTCGCCGACCGCCGCCTCGAGGGTGGCCAGGTGGTCGGCCACCGGACCGGAGAGCACCCGGATGTCCGCGCCCTGCGGGAGGGGAAGCTTCCGGTGGGTGAAGAGGAACAGTGTCCGGGTGCCGATCATCGCCTCGGTCCAGCGTTCCGGATCCTGCGGGGGCGCCTCGTGGGCGAGCACCCACTCGTACGTCGCGGCTCCGCACACGCCCGCACTGGTCGTGCCGATGAAGCTGGCGGGGTCGGGGCCCTCGGTCTCGTCGATCTGGACGTCGAACAACCACTGCAGGTCGTCGTCGGGGCTGGCCAGGAAGCCGTTGAGTGTGCTCGCGGTGTAGAAGACCGTACGCATGAGTCACCCTAACCGCCGAAAGCTGGGCAGGCACAGGGTCGTGGGAGCAGAATCGACCCCATCCCGCCCTATGGCTGAACGGAGTGGACGATGCGCGTCGCAGTGCCGACCGAGATCAAGTCCGAGGAGCACCGGGTCGCGGTCACCCCCGCCGGTGTCCGCGAACTGGTGGCCGATGGTCATGAGGTGGTGATCCAGTCGGGCGCGGGACTCGCCTCCGACATCACCGACGAAGACTTCGAGCGGGTTGGGGCCGACATCACCGACGACCCCGACGCCCTGTGGCACTGGGCCGACCTGGTCTGCAAGGTCAAGGAACCCCAGCCGGTGGAGATCGCACGGCTGCGCGAGGGACAGCTCCTCTTCGCCTATCTCCACCTCGCTCCGGACGCCGCCCAGACCCGCGGGCTGATCGCCTCCGGGGCCACCTGTGTGGCGTACGAGACCGTCACCGACGCCGCGGGCAACCTTCCGCTGCTCGCCCCGATGTCCGCGGTCGCCGGCCGGCTTGCGGCGCAGGTCGGGGCGAGGCTGCTGGAGGGCTTCCACGGCGGGCGCGGTCTGCTGATGGGCGGCGTGCCGGGGGTGCCGGCCGCGCGAGTGCTGGTGTTCGGAGCCGGCGTCGTCGGCAGCAACGCGATCCGGGTGGCCCTCGGGATGGGTGCCGACGTCACCGTCCTCGACGTCAACCTCGACAAGCTGGCCCATCTCGACTCCCGCTTCGGCGCGGCCCTCACCACCATCCATTCGTCCCGGCTCGCCGTCGAGGAATCGCTGCAACGGGCCGACCTGGTCATCGGCGCCGCGCTGGTGCCCGGGGCGCTGACCCCCAAGCTCGTCACCCGCGACCAACTACGGCTGATGCCCCAGGGCGCCGCGGTCGTCGACGTCGCGATCGATCAGGGCGGTTGCTTCGAGACGAGCCGCCCCACCACCCACCGCGACCCGACCTACTGGGAGGGTCACGTGCTGCACTACTGCGTGGCCAACATGCCCAGCGCGGTGGCGGCGACGGCGACCCGGGCGCTGGCCAACGCCACCCAGCCCTACCTCGTCCGGCTGGCGAACGGCGGCATCGACGGGCTGGTCACTGACCACCAACTGCGCGCCGGCCTCAACATCCATCGAGGCATGGTGACGAACGCGGCCGTGGCCGAGGCGCTCGGCCTGGAACACATCCGTGCCGACGAGGCGTTGTTGGAGGACTGAGGTCGACGCAACTCTGTGACTTGCCAGACTTTTTGCAGGGGATGTAATCTTTCAGAGTCTGCAACGGAGCGGGCGTCCGTATGGGCGTGCTCGCCTGTTCTCATGTTCTCGGAAGGTTCCTTCGTATGACCCAAACCGTCGCCTCCCCCCAGGCCGACGTGCGGAGCGACGCTCCGTCGACGACACCGGTGATGAGCCACCGGCAGATTCTCCTGGTCCTCTACGCCCTGATGGCGGGGATGTTCCTGTCGTCACTGGACCAGACGGTCGTCGGCACGGCGATCCGTACGATCGGTGATGACCTCCACGGCCTCGACCACCAGGCCTGGGTCACCACGGCGTACCTGATCACCTCGACGATCGCGACCCCGATCTACGGCAAGCTGTCCGACCTCTTCGGCCGCCGGCCCCTCTACATCTTCGGTCTGGGTGTCTTCATCCTGGGCTCGTTCCTGTCGTCGTTCTCCACCTCGATGGAGATGCTCGCCGCGTTCCGTGCCTTCCAGGGCATCGGCGCCGGTGCCCTGATGTCGCTGCCGCTGGCGATCATGGGCGACATCCTCGCGCCGCGCGAGCGGGCGAAGTACCAGGGCCTCTTCCTTGCCGTCTTCGGCGTCTCGGCGGTCGTCGGCCCGCTGATCGGTGGCGTCTTCTCCGGTGCCAGCCAGATCCTCGGCATCACCGGGTGGCGCTGGGTGTTCCTGGTGAACGTGCCGATCGGCATCGTCGCGCTCGGCATGGTCATCGCCTTCCTGCACCTGCCGAAGTTCCACGAGCACACCGTCTCGCGCATCGACTGGTGGGGCGCCACGGCCGTCGTCGCCACCCTCGTCCCGCTGCTGCTGGTCGCCGAGCAGGGCCGTGACTGGGGCTGGACCTCCGCCGGCTCCATCGCCTGCTACGTGATCGGGACCGTCGGACTGGTCAGCTTCATCCTGGTCGAGACCGCGATGAAGGACGACGCGATCATCCCGATCCGGCTGTTCCGCTCCGAGACCTTCTCGATGGCCACCGTGCTCGGCTTCCTGGTCGGCTTCGCGATGTTCGGCGCCATGCTGACCATCCCGCTCTACCTGCAGTTGGTGAAGGGGCTGACCCCGACCGAGTCCGGGTTCGCCACCCTGCCGATGATCGGCGGCCTGATGGTCTCCTCGATCGCCTCCGGGCAGATCATCTCCCGTACGGGTCGCTACCGGATCTTCCCGATCACCGGCACCCTGCTGCTCAGTGGCGGCTACCTCTTCCTCACCTTCATCACGATCGACAAGCCGCTGTGGTTCCTGATGATCGGGATGTTCTCCATCGGCCTGGG is a window encoding:
- a CDS encoding EamA family transporter; amino-acid sequence: MDRGARQTAGWPLALVLTAIVSVQFGGALGVTLIPVAGVMGAVLLRLSLAAAIMMVAVRPHWRGHRGRDWWVVAAYGLTLAVMNSAFYGALARLPIGVAVTLEFLGPLTLAAVTSRSVRDLSAVALALGGVLLISGALWTPWAELDLLGIGLALLAGAAWAAYIIASGHTARRFGGIDGVAWAMLIAAVLVAPWGALGPAPGCSAARRWAEVSASRCCRRWSRTRWRTSRCAGSPRTSSASCCRWSRPSRRWPDWWSSASG
- a CDS encoding cation:proton antiporter family protein yields the protein MDTAVIYLAITFALGFGVTLVRLPPLVGFLAAGFVLKALGVGTAPYLHLLSDLGVTMLMFTIGLKLDVRMLLRKVAWGTSLPHMVFSTLIGAGFLGLLAVVGAPMLDRADPATLLLLGFALSFSSTVFAAKVLEERSDDGSLYGRTALAILVLQDIVAVAFLAAREGWQPGPRILALALLWPITLLLRRIWHSVGRDELQVLFGIGVALVPGAWLFDWAGLTGDLGALVVGLLLASSKRAASLSTALFSIKEVLLVGFFLTIGVDSTLTLPSVLMGIGLLALLPVQAFLYIVLQRLFGLRNRTAVLSGFILGTFSEFGLIVTAFAADRGLVQADWLPALSVAVAGSFILAAVANRRGTRLIEWLTDVLPSRAAARIIPEDRPVTLGDVRAIVLGMGRIGASAYDHLAHEYGLSVVGVENNLDRAADLRRRGMNVIVADATDAEFWQRLHPSHTVAIVVLAMPEHGSNLFALHKVEASEFDGTIAAVAHNDDDVREIRALGVEAVFHLYDGAGDSLADRAAVQAGVRPVDGTE
- a CDS encoding NADP-dependent oxidoreductase codes for the protein MPETMRAMTYDSYGDPEVLRLLDLPLPKVGPGEVLVRVKAAAVNPVDWKVMAGGLDALMDVRFPVVPGWDVAGVVEKVGIDTPEYAVGDEVFGYARKDYVHGGTMAQYVTLAVRHIATKPAALSWTEAAAVPLAGLTAYQVLARLGLSRGETVLIHNASGGVGSAAAQIARDLGARVLGSCSPASSERVRGLGAEPVTYGAGLADRVLALAPDGVDVVADFVGGVLEVTRAVLKEGGRHASIADHGVIGAGGQWMWVRPDAGDLAALATMLEQGRLRVDVAETYPLEQLAEAYRRSMSGHVKGKIAITVD
- a CDS encoding TIGR00730 family Rossman fold protein is translated as MSPLRRLAVFAAASDGHDPSLRSAAYDVGAELARRGIGLVYGAGGAGLMGALSQGALDAGGEVIGVIPEEMILREWGRHDLTQLRVVRTMHERKALMAELADAFLAIPGGLGTLEEIVEVWSWSYLGMLDEPVGFLNIGGFWDPFLATIRGMAEAGFVKPSAVSRLVVAPDLDQALAGLVSLTE
- a CDS encoding MMPL family transporter: MVPTRGVWARLARGVAAHPRVLWVSTALVLAVAAVGVSQLRADGVPQSDLVLGASEAREGQQELGAHFPAGAGSPVYVLTDEAQLPAVARTLWGHDGIASVAVTSAASPTGTLPLTREGALGSPVPATGAPRGVAGAGGPPAAAPAAAPAPTTIEGQVLVQATLTSAADSTAAEATVRSVRDELHALPGPALVGGVTATSIDTVDAAIHDRTLIIPVVLAVIVLILMALLRAVVAPLLLIATTVLSFAAAMGVSALVFNDVLRLPGADPAVPLYGFVFLVALGIDYNIFLMTRVREETLTHGTRDGVLRGLVVTGGVITSAGLVLAATFAALSVIPILFLVQLAFIVAFGVLLDTFVVRSVLVPALVHDLGAAVWWPSPLARGRRRLARTDDGPARVPVDQ
- a CDS encoding MarR family transcriptional regulator, encoding MAASDVPVYDVAANDPDGRLIDRGAISETDLAQITALMQALGALRDEEDRFGRASEEYMKLGRTDMRALHFLIVTENLGRVVTAAALAAHLHITSASTTKLLDRLERAGHITRSPHPSDRRALAIRVTPRTRGVATATVGAYQARRFRAAARLTPAEREVVTRFLRDMTDELAGADGSFPEPL
- a CDS encoding LysE/ArgO family amino acid transporter, which encodes MMIGIGTWVTGFAASFMLVAMIGAQNTMVLRQGIRRDHVGLVVIVCILSEILLITSGTAGVGLLAARHPLVMEVLAWAGAAYLLGYAAMSFRSAAKPRAMAVTGSGSARTVILAVLAATYLNPQTYLDTMVLLGNLANRFGDPGRWIFTAGAFAASAVWFVGLGFGARALSGPLGRPTTWRWIDTGVGVLMLGLAGKLVLAA
- a CDS encoding LysR family transcriptional regulator ArgP, which translates into the protein MNFEQLRALLAVVDEGTFEAAADELRVSPSAISQRIKALEASVGNVVVRRTVPCTATEAGAVLLRMARQVALLETEAIEALGAGDPGQALLPLAVNADSLATWFRPVLREAAGWQDTILRLQLEDEEHTSDLLRGGDVVGAVTAAPRAVAGCRTEKLGAIRYQPVAAPDLLERFTRLRGGRRVVEWSRMPVLRYGPKDDLQNKFLRARGVEQLPAAHQIPSSEAYLAAARAGLGWGLVPEVQMGESLAEGSLEIVVADGHRDVPLYWQVWKLGSARIERLTAAVHRASASLLSAAPGR
- a CDS encoding dihydrofolate reductase family protein, encoding MRTVFYTASTLNGFLASPDDDLQWLFDVQIDETEGPDPASFIGTTSAGVCGAATYEWVLAHEAPPQDPERWTEAMIGTRTLFLFTHRKLPLPQGADIRVLSGPVADHLATLEAAVGDGILWVIGGGDLAGQFLDAGVLDEVRVDVAPATLVAGKPLFPRTIGPDRLHLVSAEKLGQFARLTYQVLR
- the ald gene encoding alanine dehydrogenase, coding for MRVAVPTEIKSEEHRVAVTPAGVRELVADGHEVVIQSGAGLASDITDEDFERVGADITDDPDALWHWADLVCKVKEPQPVEIARLREGQLLFAYLHLAPDAAQTRGLIASGATCVAYETVTDAAGNLPLLAPMSAVAGRLAAQVGARLLEGFHGGRGLLMGGVPGVPAARVLVFGAGVVGSNAIRVALGMGADVTVLDVNLDKLAHLDSRFGAALTTIHSSRLAVEESLQRADLVIGAALVPGALTPKLVTRDQLRLMPQGAAVVDVAIDQGGCFETSRPTTHRDPTYWEGHVLHYCVANMPSAVAATATRALANATQPYLVRLANGGIDGLVTDHQLRAGLNIHRGMVTNAAVAEALGLEHIRADEALLED
- a CDS encoding MDR family MFS transporter, with the protein product MTQTVASPQADVRSDAPSTTPVMSHRQILLVLYALMAGMFLSSLDQTVVGTAIRTIGDDLHGLDHQAWVTTAYLITSTIATPIYGKLSDLFGRRPLYIFGLGVFILGSFLSSFSTSMEMLAAFRAFQGIGAGALMSLPLAIMGDILAPRERAKYQGLFLAVFGVSAVVGPLIGGVFSGASQILGITGWRWVFLVNVPIGIVALGMVIAFLHLPKFHEHTVSRIDWWGATAVVATLVPLLLVAEQGRDWGWTSAGSIACYVIGTVGLVSFILVETAMKDDAIIPIRLFRSETFSMATVLGFLVGFAMFGAMLTIPLYLQLVKGLTPTESGFATLPMIGGLMVSSIASGQIISRTGRYRIFPITGTLLLSGGYLFLTFITIDKPLWFLMIGMFSIGLGLGQLMQTLTLATQNAVPVRDMGVATSSSTFFRQIGGTLGTAVLLSVLFALMPTNITTAMTDKDDLSRALDAALTPSVAATPANAGVMDKIWNPIVTPIKAQVQAGLDQGTTAAKQAADQAARQQVAAAVQQQVAAGRIPAAAAPSIIDKQLATARPVAEQKALEVAAQKAGVSVVDGHLAVDYTDQAQRTAIVDKVVPTMIDQINSKQQESTSSSTTADTSFLKGADPRLTRPFMAGFNASAVTIYWVGLGVALLAFALSWFFKVPPLRTRSALQEQADKAGAKAGAPAPQQA